In a genomic window of Rhinoderma darwinii isolate aRhiDar2 chromosome 10, aRhiDar2.hap1, whole genome shotgun sequence:
- the LOC142662664 gene encoding uncharacterized protein LOC142662664, protein MDYKARECAWRSQMEQVFKDESPVFGFNVCKNVSELQSKYTNLLHRRMKVWWNKTFLENYIQRNLVPRGLRIQIFPSFPIIEEEFTSKWEEVCNQSSRKFMELLVDLNQKMIVSMDEEIENVQAQFFPLMSTDSMVKFKHNLDAQFVEWEKDIQDTKSKKFSRDIGDFQNNKVYRWRRNHAPGGRSRTPSISSVSSQSETEHMSLRPNFNTRPKRKMAQRQVANRKRLDVRDQSSSLKVINLSTHVFSNIDLELITKGLTFSPSAGFDIFSAVKDLHIFGRSLIFKKWFDKPVDREHFPTIEEQQALKVLEDLLDEHKTDDATGNIPVCIRTKSKKFPALSLCPAVDLFIKTVTQEFWNIPRHIKNDNLTPSERSSLKQLQKINDVVFKAADKGGNVVVWPCVMYEAEVNRQLRNKQCYKKLTFNPLLSFRSELQGRLLQAVEDNTISKELHTALSMDEPTVPTLYLLPKIHKNEKIPPGRPIISGRGSLTEGICKFIDFHLKNLVINLPSYIRDTADLLQKISGVSIDNDMLLVTIDVESLYTCIKHEDGIRAVKYFLSMSELDKSLCSFIIQMLEFVLTHNFFVFNGCFYLQLQGTAMGAACAPSYANLFLGLWERDLFSDDGNDSMARVLLWTRYIDDILVIWKGTHVDLDSFMIGLNTNDVNLKFTYKAHPSCLDFLDVKIFTDEQGFLHSDVFRKETSVNALLHSSSSHPPQTIQAVPIGQFLRIRRICSSDPLFERQADDLKDRFLERGYSKRSIKKAYQRAKRTPRDDLLFPKQKTDKLHQVRFITGYHSRWQQMREILKRYWPILLSDPTLDRFITKYPSVTARRSKNLKDHLVKSHYDQTKSKYPFGTKGPKWGCKPCGQCVACPNVEKTSTFTNASGSKTFNITHSITCTTKAVVYYAVCPCPKIYVGLTSRELKVRVREHMADIKRASGAENLENLKPVARHFKLHHSCDPSKLKSHGIIHSDHQRRLSIGPQ, encoded by the exons ATGGATTATAAAGCCAGGGAATGTGCCTGGCGATCCcagatggaacaggttttcaaggATGAGTCCCCAGTATTTGGTTTTAATGTTTGCAAAAATGTCAGCGAGCTTCAGAGTAAATACACAAATCTGTTACACCGCCGCATGAAAGTGTGGTGGAACAAAACCTTCCTGGAAAATTACATCCAGAGAAACCTTGTCCCAAGGGGTCTGAGAATTCAAATCTTCCCTTCCTTCCCCATTATTGAGGAAGAGTTTACGTCTAAATGGGAAGAGGTGTGTAACCAGAGCTCGAGGAAATTCATGGAGCTTCTGGTTGACCTCAACCAGAAAATGATAGTGTCGATGGACGAAGAAATAGAAAATGTCCAGGCTCAATTTTTTCCACTCATGTCCACAGACAGTATGGTCAAGTTTAAACATAACCTTGATGCACAATTTGTTGAATGGGAAAAAGACATTCAAGACACTAAATCTAAGAAATTCTCTAGAGACATCGGAGACTTCCAAAATAATAAGGTATATAGATGGAGAAGAAATCATGCCCCAGGAGGCCGTAGCCGTACTCCCTCCATTTCCTCTGTGTCCTCCCAGAGTGAAACAGAGCACATGTCCCTTAGACCCAACTTCAACACTCGCCCTAAAAGGAAAATGGCACAGAGACAAGTGGCCAATAGAAAGCGGCTAGATGTACGGGATCAGAGCAGCAGTTTGAAGGTAATTAATTTGTCAACACATGTATTTTCTAATATCGATCTAGAACTAATAACCAAAGGCTTGACGTTTTCACCAAGTGCTGGTTTTGATATATTCTCTGCAGTGAAAGACCTACACATCTTCGGCCGTTCACTcatctttaaaaaatggtttgatAAACCAGTGGACAGGGAACATTTTCCAACTATAGAGGAACAACAGGCACTTAAAGTTTTAGAGGATCTATTGGATGAGCACAAGACTGACGATGCTACAGGTAATATTCCAGTGTGCATCCGCACTAAATCCAAGAAGTTCCCTGCTCTTAGCTTATGCCCCGCTGTTGATCTGTTTATCAAAACAGTGACCCAGGAATTTTGGAACATTCCAAGGCACATTAAAAATGATAACCTAACTCCCTCAGAGAGAAGCAGCCtcaaacaattacaaaaaatcaACGATGTGGTATTCAAGGCGGCGGATAAGGGGGGAAATGTGGTGGTCTGGCCATGTGTCATGTATGAGGCAGAGGTGAATCGACAGTTGAGGAATAAACAATGTTACAAGAAAttaacttttaaccccttgctgtcctTTAGATCAGAGTTACAGGGCAGACTTCTGCAGGCAGTAGAAGATAACACCATCTCCAAAGAACTACATACGGCACTTTCAATGGATGAGCCAACCGTACCAACCCTATATCTACTACCCAAGATCCACAAAAATGAAAAGATCCCACCAGGAAGGCCCATTATTTCAGGTAGGGGCAGCCTCACGGAGGGGATTTGTAAATTCATTGATTTCCATCTCAAAAACCTTGTAATTAATTTACCATCATACATTCGTGATACGGCCGACTTGCTGCAGAAGATCAGCGGTGTCAGCATTGACAATGATATGCTCCTTGTGACCATTGATGTGGAATCCCTATACACATGCATTAAGCATGAAGACGGGATAAGGGCAGTCAAATATTTTCTATCTATGTCAGAATTGGACAAATCACTCTGCTCATTCATCATTCAGATGCTTGAGTTTGTCCTAACACACAACTTTTTTGTATTCAATGGttgtttctacctacagctccagggaacagccatgggggcagcatgtgcaccatcgtatgcaaacctgttcctggggctgtgggaaagaGATCTCTTTTCAGATGACGGGAATGACTCAATGGCACGGGTCCTTCTTTGGAcccgttacattgatgacattctggtcatctggaagggcacacatgTGGATCTTGACTCATTTATGATTGGGTTGAATACAAACGATGTAAATTTAAAATTTACGTATAAAGCACATCCCAGTTGTCTGGATTTCTTGGATGTCAAAATTTTCACGGATGAACAGGGTTTCCTGCATAGCGATGTTTTTCGCAAGGAAACTTCTGTGAATGCATTACTACATTCTTCTTCATCTCATCCCCCGCAGACCATCCAAGCGGTTCCCATCGGGCAATTTTTGCGAATAAGGAGAATATGCTCCTCTGATCCATTATTTGAAAGACAGGCAGATGATCTCAAAGATCGATTTTTGGAACGGGGTTACAGCAAGAGATCCATTAAAAAAGCCTACCAAAGGGCAAAGCGCACACCGAGAGATGACCTGCTGTTTCCTAAGCAAAAGACAGATAAACTCCATCAGGTGAGATTCATCACTGGATATCACTCACGATGGCAACAGATGAGAGAAATCCTAAAGAGGTACTGGCCGATCTTACTATCTGATCCCACTTTGGATAGGTTCATTACGAAATATCCTAGTGTTACAGCTAGACGATCCAAAAATCTAAAAGATCATCTAGTCAAAAGTCATTATGATCAAACAAAATCAAAATACCCatttgggaccaagggtccaaaatggggttgtAAGCCTTGTGGACAATGTGTCGCGTGCCCCAATGTAGAAAAAACAAGCACCTTCACTAATGCCTCAGGTAGTAAGACCTTCAACATAACTCACTCCATCACATGTACCACCAAAGCTGTTGTGTACTATGCAGTTTGTCCTTGTCCAAAAATTTATGTCGGTCTCACTTCCAGGGAGCTAAAGGTCCGTGTACGAGAACATATGGCCGACATTAAGCGGGCATCAGGGGCAGAGAATTTGGAgaacttgaaacctgtggctcggCATTTTAAATTGCATCACTCCTGCGACCCCTCAAAATTAAAG AGCCATGGTATCATTCACAGTGATCATCAGAGGAGGCTATCGATTGGACCACAGTGA